The following proteins come from a genomic window of Alicyclobacillus dauci:
- a CDS encoding ABC transporter substrate-binding protein codes for MAKAKGWLTATSVVAASALLLAGCADNSAATSNNGSSSKADSSPADGGTLTVAQGTKWNDEFIPNLDSSGYTAAMTQLSFDPLLNVNNKLQLVPWLVQKYQYSSDHKTITCWLQPNANWSDGQPIVSKDVLLDMDFLASPAYNGPHMQGQAGYLVDNIVGASKILKGQAKSFGETGGFTIVSDKEFKVHVSQADAAFITADLANITPLPYHILKDTPFSDWLDMKYNKLPTVVSGAYIPVSANSQSIDTFKANPNYWRGKPHISKVVLEQTSPDVEPGLMASGQLSFAINGISANDKIKMKKDPDITETTMPSTEYAFLGLEDKKPYLSDVRVRQALAYAINRDQIINGIFQGMAVPTNSPTPDSYSWASTPASQLNQYKYDPKKAEQLLDQAGYVKKGQWRIDPKTGKTLVLHLATTAGSATGTTEAAAIQQNLQAVGLDVVENSPIDFSTLVNHLQNNDPNIDMWLMGNSMGPDPDPRGTWGTQDPGNYGHYSNPEIDKLIYNTWALPSDFTQAGRGQQFQAFNKFVNEQLPVIFLFNYQNVQVYSSKVQIPSKYFGPMGAWPVSPDWSISK; via the coding sequence ATGGCAAAAGCTAAAGGATGGCTGACAGCGACTTCAGTCGTTGCCGCGTCCGCGCTCTTACTCGCTGGCTGTGCCGACAACAGTGCGGCAACGTCAAACAACGGATCGTCGTCAAAGGCCGACAGCTCACCTGCAGACGGTGGTACGCTTACCGTTGCACAGGGTACCAAGTGGAACGATGAATTCATTCCAAACTTGGATTCAAGTGGTTACACGGCTGCAATGACACAACTTTCATTCGATCCGCTGCTCAACGTGAACAACAAACTTCAACTCGTTCCTTGGTTGGTTCAAAAGTATCAGTATTCGAGCGACCACAAGACCATAACCTGCTGGCTCCAACCGAACGCAAATTGGTCCGATGGCCAACCTATCGTGTCGAAGGACGTTTTGCTCGACATGGACTTTTTGGCCTCACCTGCGTATAACGGACCTCACATGCAAGGTCAAGCCGGGTATTTGGTCGACAACATTGTCGGTGCGTCGAAGATTCTCAAAGGTCAGGCGAAATCCTTTGGTGAAACAGGCGGCTTCACTATCGTCAGCGACAAAGAGTTCAAAGTTCATGTAAGCCAGGCGGACGCGGCCTTCATCACGGCGGATTTGGCCAACATTACGCCACTGCCATACCACATCTTAAAAGATACCCCGTTCTCAGATTGGCTGGATATGAAGTACAACAAACTGCCAACTGTCGTCTCCGGTGCGTACATTCCCGTCTCTGCAAATTCACAGTCCATTGATACGTTTAAAGCCAATCCAAACTACTGGCGCGGGAAACCGCATATTTCTAAGGTTGTTCTAGAACAAACCAGCCCTGATGTAGAACCAGGGTTGATGGCGAGCGGTCAACTCAGTTTTGCAATCAACGGGATTTCTGCCAATGACAAAATTAAAATGAAGAAGGATCCCGACATCACTGAAACAACGATGCCAAGCACCGAGTATGCATTTTTGGGCTTAGAGGACAAAAAGCCTTACCTCTCGGACGTGCGCGTGCGTCAGGCACTCGCTTATGCAATCAATCGAGATCAAATCATCAACGGCATCTTCCAGGGCATGGCTGTCCCCACCAACTCGCCAACACCTGACAGCTACAGTTGGGCAAGTACGCCAGCAAGTCAGCTCAACCAATACAAGTACGACCCGAAAAAAGCAGAACAACTGCTGGATCAAGCAGGCTATGTGAAAAAGGGACAATGGCGGATCGATCCGAAAACCGGCAAAACCCTCGTACTTCACTTAGCCACGACAGCAGGAAGCGCAACTGGAACAACGGAGGCAGCAGCAATTCAACAAAACCTACAAGCAGTTGGTCTTGATGTCGTGGAAAACAGCCCGATCGACTTCAGTACCCTGGTCAACCATCTCCAGAACAACGATCCCAATATTGACATGTGGCTAATGGGCAACAGTATGGGTCCTGACCCCGACCCACGTGGCACTTGGGGAACGCAAGACCCCGGCAACTACGGACATTACTCGAATCCGGAAATTGACAAACTCATTTACAACACGTGGGCTCTGCCATCCGACTTCACCCAAGCAGGTCGCGGGCAACAGTTCCAAGCATTCAACAAGTTTGTCAACGAGCAACTGCCGGTCATTTTCTTGTTCAACTATCAAAACGTGCAAGTATACAGCAGCAAAGTTCAGATCCCAAGCAAATACTTTGGCCCGATGGGTGCCTGGCCCGTCAGTCCAGATTGGTCAATTTCCAAGTAA
- a CDS encoding acyl-CoA dehydrogenase family protein yields MDFNLPEELLLMKETIREFIENEVEPVAMQIEEEDHVPDAILDKSKKLGLFGLSIPEEYGGMGLSMLGKCALFEEMGKTINGYTTIIGAHNGIGSVGIVDLANDEQKRRYLPKMATGEWLGAFALTEPQAGSNAAALTTTAVKKGDRYILNGQKIYITNAPYAKVFTVMAVTDPAKGAKGITSFIVERDFPGFHVGSIEKKMGLHGSHTAQLYFEDLEVPEENVLGTEGSGYVNALKILANGRAGLAARCLGSSQYLLDRSIRYAAEREQFGHPILDQQVIQHYLADMALEIETLRWMMYRVAWMTDQGMNVIKEAAMLKLYGSEVYNRVADKAVQIHGGVGYIAEYPIERFYRDARITRIYEGTSEIQKNIIVSQLRKEYGLK; encoded by the coding sequence GTGGACTTTAATCTACCAGAAGAACTTCTATTGATGAAGGAAACCATCCGCGAATTTATTGAAAATGAAGTTGAACCTGTCGCCATGCAAATTGAGGAGGAGGACCACGTTCCGGATGCCATCCTCGACAAATCAAAGAAGCTGGGCTTATTCGGATTGAGTATTCCCGAAGAGTACGGCGGTATGGGCCTGTCGATGCTCGGCAAGTGTGCTCTATTTGAAGAGATGGGAAAGACCATCAACGGTTATACGACGATTATCGGCGCACACAACGGCATTGGCTCCGTCGGCATCGTGGATTTGGCGAACGACGAGCAAAAACGGCGCTATCTGCCGAAAATGGCGACCGGCGAGTGGCTCGGGGCGTTTGCTTTGACGGAGCCACAGGCGGGATCGAATGCGGCGGCGCTGACAACCACAGCCGTCAAGAAGGGTGACAGGTACATCCTCAACGGTCAGAAAATCTACATCACGAACGCTCCGTATGCGAAAGTGTTCACGGTCATGGCCGTCACCGATCCGGCGAAGGGCGCGAAAGGCATCACATCGTTTATTGTCGAGCGAGACTTCCCCGGATTTCACGTGGGCAGCATCGAGAAGAAAATGGGCCTGCACGGCTCGCACACTGCGCAGCTATACTTTGAGGACCTTGAAGTGCCGGAAGAGAACGTGCTTGGAACGGAAGGTTCGGGCTATGTCAACGCCTTGAAGATCCTCGCCAACGGACGAGCTGGACTGGCGGCGCGTTGCCTGGGATCGTCGCAGTACTTGTTGGACCGATCCATTCGCTACGCAGCGGAACGCGAACAGTTTGGGCATCCCATCCTGGACCAGCAAGTGATCCAGCACTACTTAGCCGACATGGCCCTCGAAATTGAAACGCTGCGCTGGATGATGTACCGTGTGGCGTGGATGACTGACCAAGGTATGAATGTCATTAAGGAAGCGGCTATGCTGAAGTTGTACGGATCGGAAGTGTATAATCGGGTTGCTGACAAAGCTGTCCAAATTCACGGGGGCGTGGGCTACATCGCGGAGTACCCAATTGAGCGCTTCTATCGGGACGCACGCATCACGCGCATCTATGAGGGCACATCGGAAATTCAGAAAAACATTATTGTTTCACAATTGCGCAAGGAGTACGGGCTGAAATAG
- a CDS encoding enoyl-CoA hydratase/isomerase family protein yields MTYDTLLVERRDGVATVTINRPEVRNALSAEVVRELRQILGEIAMDEAVRVVVLTGAGEKSFAAGADISQLWDRTFADALRGEMQRLYDDIEDYEKPTVAAVNGYALGGGCELAMACDVRVAAENAKFGLPELNLGIIPGAGGTQRLARLVGKGRALEMILTGRMVDAREAERIGLVSHVTDASGLLEKAHGVASSMMGKGPVALRLARMAVKAGLETDQRTGLLIERLAQAVLFSTDDKVEGTSAFLEKRTPNFQGR; encoded by the coding sequence ATGACATACGATACGCTGCTTGTCGAACGTCGCGACGGCGTCGCGACAGTGACTATCAACAGGCCGGAGGTGCGCAACGCACTGTCCGCAGAAGTGGTGCGCGAGCTGCGCCAGATCCTGGGCGAGATCGCAATGGATGAAGCCGTACGTGTTGTTGTTCTCACCGGCGCAGGAGAAAAATCATTCGCCGCAGGTGCGGATATCAGCCAATTGTGGGATCGGACATTTGCTGACGCTTTGCGGGGGGAAATGCAACGCCTGTACGACGACATCGAGGATTATGAAAAACCAACTGTAGCGGCGGTGAACGGTTATGCACTGGGTGGGGGATGTGAGCTCGCCATGGCGTGCGATGTTCGCGTCGCCGCGGAGAACGCAAAGTTCGGATTGCCCGAACTGAACTTGGGGATTATCCCGGGCGCAGGCGGCACACAGCGTCTCGCACGTCTCGTTGGAAAGGGGCGTGCGCTGGAGATGATTCTCACAGGCCGCATGGTGGACGCGCGTGAAGCAGAACGAATTGGCTTGGTTTCCCACGTGACGGACGCGAGTGGACTTCTGGAAAAGGCACATGGCGTCGCGTCATCGATGATGGGGAAAGGACCAGTTGCGCTGCGTCTGGCTCGGATGGCTGTCAAGGCGGGATTGGAGACAGACCAACGGACAGGTCTCTTGATTGAGCGCTTGGCTCAAGCCGTTCTCTTCTCAACGGACGACAAAGTGGAGGGAACGTCCGCATTCCTGGAAAAGCGGACACCAAATTTTCAGGGTCGGTGA
- a CDS encoding IclR family transcriptional regulator gives MDYHVPSVELAAKILKLLSRYKYKACSLTEIAAKLEMNKTTCLRVLRTLEREDFIRYDGETRKYSLGPYLIPLGNRASELVDLVSSAITELPTIAEQTGFTCVLVERLRNGKLIYIASAEPPREDVRITVSVGQQFPDIGAAFGRCFLAYDDEARWHELIAKGLPRYTDDTVVDGNVFLERLRDTRQLGYTVSHGELTPGFSSIAVPIFNKFGTVELVLAGLMVTSQISEEIETRTVRVLLDASERLSEWYGYQRRAPMERRV, from the coding sequence ATGGACTATCATGTTCCGTCGGTTGAATTGGCGGCGAAAATTCTCAAGCTGCTCAGCCGGTACAAATACAAAGCCTGCTCGCTTACGGAAATTGCAGCCAAACTCGAGATGAACAAAACAACCTGCTTACGCGTCTTGCGGACGCTTGAGCGGGAGGACTTCATCCGCTATGACGGAGAGACGCGCAAGTATAGCCTTGGACCGTACTTGATACCCCTTGGCAACCGGGCATCCGAACTGGTCGATCTCGTCTCCTCCGCCATCACCGAGTTGCCCACCATCGCCGAGCAAACCGGCTTCACATGTGTGCTCGTCGAAAGGCTTCGGAATGGCAAGCTGATATACATTGCCTCTGCCGAGCCACCACGGGAGGACGTGCGCATCACCGTCTCAGTTGGCCAGCAGTTTCCGGACATCGGCGCCGCATTTGGCCGCTGTTTTCTCGCTTACGACGACGAAGCACGGTGGCATGAACTGATTGCCAAGGGGCTTCCCCGGTATACGGATGACACGGTTGTTGACGGCAATGTGTTTCTGGAGCGGCTTCGCGACACACGTCAGTTGGGTTACACCGTATCCCACGGGGAGTTAACACCTGGGTTTTCGTCTATCGCGGTCCCGATTTTCAACAAATTTGGGACCGTCGAACTTGTATTAGCCGGTTTGATGGTGACATCGCAGATTTCGGAAGAGATCGAAACAAGGACGGTGCGCGTTCTCCTAGATGCATCGGAGAGACTGTCGGAATGGTACGGCTATCAGCGCCGTGCGCCGATGGAGCGGCGAGTATGA
- a CDS encoding 3-hydroxyacyl-CoA dehydrogenase family protein — MANEIRNLTVVGSGAMGSQIAMVCALAGLTVHLVDVDEAALERAEGNLSGLMKKRIEKGRLTEAAVQGAFSRLTFTPDLAKTVSGTDFVIEAIVEKLDAKQDLFRKLDSLTPAHTILATNSSTIVSSKLAEVTNRPDKVCNMHFFNPALVMQLVEVVRNPETSQATVDTTVDLVRTLGKTPVVLNKEISGFLANRILGKVMDEAIDLYEAGIASPEEIDLAVTKGLNHPIGPFALMDLTGIDVNYYVRLERYNETGDERDKPRKSIVEKFEKGELGRKTGKGWYEYEAGGEKRGL; from the coding sequence ATGGCAAACGAAATTCGGAATTTGACCGTCGTTGGGTCTGGGGCGATGGGTTCACAGATCGCCATGGTCTGTGCCCTAGCTGGGCTCACTGTACATCTTGTGGATGTGGACGAGGCAGCGCTGGAGCGGGCTGAAGGCAATTTGAGTGGGTTGATGAAGAAGCGGATCGAGAAAGGGCGGCTCACAGAAGCGGCTGTACAGGGTGCATTTTCCCGGCTCACGTTTACGCCGGACTTAGCGAAAACGGTTTCTGGCACGGACTTTGTCATAGAGGCCATCGTTGAAAAGTTGGATGCAAAGCAAGATTTGTTCCGCAAACTAGATTCCTTGACACCGGCCCACACGATTCTCGCTACCAACAGTTCAACCATTGTCAGTTCCAAACTTGCAGAGGTGACCAATCGGCCTGACAAAGTATGCAACATGCACTTTTTCAACCCGGCCCTGGTCATGCAATTGGTCGAAGTGGTCCGCAACCCTGAAACGTCGCAGGCCACGGTCGATACGACGGTCGATCTCGTTCGCACCCTCGGCAAGACACCAGTCGTTCTCAACAAAGAGATCTCGGGATTTCTTGCCAATCGCATTCTCGGGAAGGTCATGGACGAAGCCATCGACCTGTACGAGGCGGGCATTGCCTCTCCAGAAGAGATTGATTTGGCCGTGACGAAGGGATTGAATCATCCCATTGGGCCGTTTGCTCTCATGGACTTGACCGGGATCGATGTGAATTACTACGTGCGGCTGGAGCGTTATAACGAGACAGGGGATGAACGAGACAAGCCGCGCAAGAGCATCGTTGAAAAGTTCGAGAAGGGAGAATTGGGACGCAAGACCGGCAAGGGTTGGTACGAGTATGAAGCAGGAGGCGAGAAGCGTGGACTTTAA